The window CCAGGCTTGGTGTCGGTTTTAGGTGTGCTTCAACTAGGAAtccttaagctacgttcacactgccctcagaAAATGCACAACATTTGCACTGATTCAacatttcccaccaagcctattccaactgtaggtggcagacatgcgctattAAAGAGTAGAAAAAGACGACCCtcccctgcttgtccagtgtgaacaccatcgGCTAAACGACAACAAGAATGCGCATGTAGCGTGTTGTTGAACACACGTCAAATGCCCAGTGTGGCCGTTGCTCAAGGTTCCCCTTGGGCAAATCAGCAGTTAACCCCTTAACACAAGAGTTGTTGCCTAAACTAACACACCCCGATTTAGTCATATCGGCTTTGTGGTGATATGAAACAcattactaacgtaaagtgttgcgtAATGgcacaaagccacttttctccacaacagaatCACCTGATTGCTCAGAcactttactactgtaaagtattgcatatcagtgcaaagctgcttttctcagcttcaggtTCTGCTGGAGTTACGTTAACTGCATAAACGGTTAAATGTTAGAAAGTAAACACTGGAGCCAAAGCTCTGGTGGTTAGGGGTTAAGATTTCttgatttgattgttttatCTCAATCTTGAGAATTCATGTAGTTGTAGTATTAAGAATATATTAGGATTACATAATTTTTACAATTATACTGTGATATTAGCTGCCAATGCACCAACActcattttacacaaaaggGATGAGGTTACATTGATAGATTTTTTCTATAAAAGGGAACAAGTACCAATGTGAGCAAAAAGGATATCTGACACCACCGAAGGTCGTCTCCGCTTCTTATCTGGAATTAAAACATCTCGCCTCTTCTTCCTTCCCGACAACTCATCATTCCACAGCTCTGAGAAAGCAACAGCGACAAAAGGACTGAAACATGCTGTAAACAGCTGAACCTCCATTATTTATTCATGCAAAGTAACGGCAGAGGTACCTGATGTAATGTCTATGCTGTGTCTATCCTCCTCCAGACGTCgtattttttcctccagttcACTGTGAACCGTATCGAACAACAGCAGTTTCTCACTCTACACACACATAGGGAGAGAAGACAGTCACTTAAGAACAACTCCATCAGCTAAGTGAGGCTCTTTCAGTCGAGTGGAAAAAACGTTATTATCTTTTGGTTCtctggtaaaaaaaatgcagtttgaaaaaacttgtaccgtattttccggactataagtcgcactttttttcatagtttggcaaggggtgcgacttatactccgcagcgacttatattagaaataatttgaaataaatacattgttaaccctcctgttatgttcatttgtgaggaacagagatgatgtttctgggtcaatttgatgtatgaggtatgttaagtgttaagaggatgttaagtgactcagagaatcagcaaacttttttttacagtaagatcttgaaggctaacaacataatattctattttccaatgatttcatagattcagaaatgcaataaaagtgaaaactgtttctacaaatacaggatgaaaacagagtattagttagccaatgatgcttcatgaaaggaataaataaataagtttgagaaaaaattactgtgaaattattagataaacagtctgctatgattgtgtcatataaggttgtgaaagttaaaatgcgacttatagtccagtgcgacttatctgtgtttttttctactttataatgcatttttgggctggtgcgacttatactccggtgcgacttatagtccggaaaatacggtagttgtTACAGCCCTTTTTCGTCTGTTCGTgattcacaacactttaactaaATACTATTTGAAGAGCCTATACATGCTTTTCTatagccttttttcttttcttaacaaTATCCACGTATATGATCATATATCTTTCATCTAGTGGGACTCAGAGACAAATACCTGGGAcctgaacagtgcaggggaaATTGTCCAGATTCCTTGTAAGATAAGTGTATGTAAAACAGTTTAAGGACAATACAAGGGGCGTCTGcttcaagtgtaaattaaatatgtgtacaaacaagtaaactagaattaATGACAAACcctttacattttagtttcctaaagttcaccactgttgttttccacatcccaataatccaaagggaacattcttagaacattctagacactggatggtcacatgtctttgctgaaTTCACTTAGTTGTTTTTACGTtggagtaaaataaacctaccacgTCTCAATCcatatggtattttccaatatcgattCGATTATCAATTTATCTCATTTGaaactattcttttttttttttttttttaatggtataggTCAACCCGATTCGTTTTTGCCTTAGATCAAtttggttggattgtaggaatagaCATCGATTGATTGTTATACCCTTAATCCTGGATAAACACTTCcccttttggtatttttaaacaGACTTTTGTCAAATATTCGTGGTTTGCTTAGATGTAAATTTTCTAACCTAAACAGCCGGGCCAAGTTCTTTTCTAATAATGTTAGCTGCACTTCAGTAACACATAGTGAGCATTAGTTAATCTCTTACTCCCGAACTTTTGCTTGTTGAGaaccagtttttttcttgtgtgaaGGACAATGTGTTTTCCAAGCAAAGTGTAGTCTAAGAATGTCTCTGACCTCCCAGTGTTGGCAAGCTGCCTGGATCTCACAGTCATACTTATTCTTCACAGACTCGAGACACAACTGCCTGTAGATACCTGGTGAAGATTAAGAAAGATGGCATGTGAGAAAAGACTGATCAAAACCAGAGGATGGCaacatttattcatattttattttgataggtTACCTGCCACCTTGGTGCGAACTTGCATGTTCTCTCGCAACACTTCCAGGGGATCGAGGTATTCTGTTGCCCGCCCGGCCTCAACCTCTGCAAGCTTACTGTTCACCTGATTGAGTCGCTCTCGGTACAACCTGCACAGAATCCCAGGGTTTAACCTTTATCATCACCAGAGACTTTGTTTTATAGTTTTCCATTTCAAGGGGTGTCGCATCATTTAATGAAGGTCTTACTGGTCTTTGAGATCAGTGAACTGCTTTTCCAGGTTAGACATTTCGTTCAGACACTCAACTCTTCTCCTTTCACAGTCCTCCTCGTCCATTTCTGTAAGATCAAGAATATATCAGCAACAAGCACTCTTATACTatttagtgcagtgtttttcaaccttttctgagccaagggacactttatccttgacaaaaatcctgcggcacaccagcatccaaaaataaaaaaggagaaactctatagtctgtattgatgtacagtctcTCCgcaatgttttttctaaaagatgtaataaaagttaagttagttttcagta is drawn from Oryzias latipes chromosome 22, ASM223467v1 and contains these coding sequences:
- the brms1l gene encoding breast cancer metastasis-suppressor 1-like protein isoform X1 yields the protein MPVHRDREKKENTAEEMEAEDQEQEASSLDEEDSDSFSVSDDGDSSEMDEEDCERRRVECLNEMSNLEKQFTDLKDQLYRERLNQVNSKLAEVEAGRATEYLDPLEVLRENMQVRTKVAGIYRQLCLESVKNKYDCEIQAACQHWESEKLLLFDTVHSELEEKIRRLEEDRHSIDITSELWNDELSGRKKRRDVLIPDKKRRRPSVVSGPYIVYMLPDLDILEDWTNIRKAVATLGPHRGRSNSESSVFPFRSERKRPILNC
- the brms1l gene encoding breast cancer metastasis-suppressor 1-like protein isoform X2, whose translation is MEAEDQEQEASSLDEEDSDSFSVSDDGDSSEMDEEDCERRRVECLNEMSNLEKQFTDLKDQLYRERLNQVNSKLAEVEAGRATEYLDPLEVLRENMQVRTKVAGIYRQLCLESVKNKYDCEIQAACQHWESEKLLLFDTVHSELEEKIRRLEEDRHSIDITSELWNDELSGRKKRRDVLIPDKKRRRPSVVSGPYIVYMLPDLDILEDWTNIRKAVATLGPHRGRSNSESSVFPFRSERKRPILNC